The region GAAAAACTTCTAGATGGTCAATTAAGAGGTATGTTACAGTCACTAGAAGATCCATATTCAATATATATGACAAAAGAAGAATTTGATGATTTCATGGAGCATACAAAGGGAGTCTATGGTGGAATAGGAGTTATTGTTTCGCCAGGGGAAGATAATTTGATAACAGTTGTTTCACCAATAGAAGATACTCCTGGGGAGAAAGCTGGTATAAAAACTGGAGATAAAATAATCAAAGTAAATGGTGAAGAATTTACAGCTGATAAAATGGATATGGCAGTAAAGGTAATGAAAGGGAAACCAGGAGAAGATGTAACTTTAACCATATTAAGAGAAGACAAGGAAGGAAAGAAAAATCAATTTGATTTAACTATTAAGAGAGAAGAAATAAGATTAAAGAGTGTAAAATCAAGTGTTGTTGAAAATAACATTGGCTATATTAAAATCATTTCTTTTGATGATTTAACTTATGAAGATTTTAAAGAAGAATTAAGTAAACTTCAAAAGCAGAAAGTAAAGGGGATAGTATTAGACTTAAGAAACAATCCTGGGGGACTTCTAGATGTATGTGCTAATATTGCTGATGAATTTTTAGACGAAGGAGATATAGTATATACACAAACTAGGGATGGTGAAAGAGAGTATTTAAAGTCAAATAAGAAGAGTATAGATCTACCCCTTGTAGTACTTGTCAATGAAGGAAGTGCTAGTGCTTCAGAAATATTAGCA is a window of Anaerosalibacter sp. Marseille-P3206 DNA encoding:
- a CDS encoding S41 family peptidase, coding for MSKKKRITLIVLLVLVTNIITFGVSTILPTPLNKKVMISKSEYNELLSFYNDYSKLMAVENSIKKNFLKEVDEEKLLDGQLRGMLQSLEDPYSIYMTKEEFDDFMEHTKGVYGGIGVIVSPGEDNLITVVSPIEDTPGEKAGIKTGDKIIKVNGEEFTADKMDMAVKVMKGKPGEDVTLTILREDKEGKKNQFDLTIKREEIRLKSVKSSVVENNIGYIKIISFDDLTYEDFKEELSKLQKQKVKGIVLDLRNNPGGLLDVCANIADEFLDEGDIVYTQTRDGEREYLKSNKKSIDLPLVVLVNEGSASASEILAGAIKDRERGVLVGTKTFGKGIVQRIFKLPDGSGYKLTVSEYFTPNGTNIHGIGITPDVVIELPEDVEFIGIDNLSEDIQLKKALEILKEKMGQ